Proteins from a single region of Streptomyces spectabilis:
- a CDS encoding GNAT family N-acetyltransferase, with product MEHLIRPVRGDEWRQVRALRLLALRDPAASVAFLETYENAVAKPDAYWQDRTTNAAPGGPLRQFIAEGPDGGWVASVTVLVEEPGAQSALGDAVEVRQAHLVGVYVRPEHRGTGLTEALFDAAVEWARAPDGAGVERVRLFVHEGNGRAEAFYRRFGFARSGRSASVPGDPSALEYEMVLA from the coding sequence ATGGAGCACCTCATACGCCCCGTGCGTGGCGACGAATGGCGGCAGGTCCGGGCGTTGCGCCTCCTGGCCCTGCGGGATCCGGCGGCCTCGGTCGCCTTCCTGGAGACGTACGAGAACGCCGTCGCGAAGCCGGACGCCTACTGGCAGGACCGGACCACGAACGCGGCGCCGGGCGGGCCGTTGCGGCAGTTCATCGCGGAGGGCCCGGACGGCGGCTGGGTGGCGTCGGTGACCGTGCTCGTGGAGGAGCCGGGGGCGCAGAGCGCGCTCGGGGACGCCGTCGAGGTGCGGCAGGCGCATCTGGTGGGCGTGTACGTACGGCCCGAGCACCGGGGCACGGGGCTGACCGAGGCGCTGTTCGACGCGGCGGTGGAGTGGGCGCGGGCGCCGGACGGCGCCGGGGTCGAGCGGGTGCGGCTCTTCGTGCACGAGGGCAACGGCCGGGCCGAGGCCTTCTACCGGCGCTTCGGCTTCGCCCGCAGCGGCCGGTCGGCGTCGGTGCCGGGGGATCCGTCGGCGCTCGAGTACGAGATGGTGCTGGCGTAG
- a CDS encoding type IV secretory system conjugative DNA transfer family protein has protein sequence MEQDRYRDRQDQRGRERGVPDALLVGVLAFVVGMVFLMWSATGIAAWWAHGEWPDHVTFNNTPPAVRHLVQEPHDVAGAWPATPRDQLSGYGLFWGFLIGQVMVLIVLTIFVMGTLTRFRAVRRARRTGTPAPAAAPTTAPAPAVGSWSAQRAERVGTAPTTEQPREAEPEPEPEPAPPTLAKRPPTVPTPRTPLVLGTPETRRPLAAEAIADAESATLVITSDPTLWEETKDARAKLGPVLVYDPSHLCDTPARLHWSPTTGCEDKTTATHRARALLAPIRPTAKLDTAVADTAELLLRSFLHAAAVDGRSVKHVHRWAQGTQVQDAVRVLRTHPKAAPGAAGELESALTAYAERRDMAQELTARALSCLFTLNVRESCTPNRADALGLESLVDEGGTLFVVGESIEDPKANPGAMPLLTALASSMVERGRGLAERSPAGRLDPPLTLVLDDVAAVAPLPQLPELLAAGADQGMPTLALLRSREQGRARWPHDELIG, from the coding sequence ATGGAGCAGGACCGCTACCGGGACCGCCAGGACCAGCGCGGCCGCGAGCGCGGCGTCCCGGACGCCCTGCTCGTGGGCGTCCTGGCCTTCGTCGTCGGCATGGTCTTCCTCATGTGGTCGGCCACGGGCATCGCGGCCTGGTGGGCCCACGGCGAGTGGCCCGACCACGTCACGTTCAACAACACGCCGCCCGCCGTACGCCACCTCGTCCAGGAACCCCACGACGTCGCGGGCGCCTGGCCCGCCACCCCCCGCGACCAGCTCTCCGGCTACGGCCTCTTCTGGGGCTTCCTCATCGGCCAGGTGATGGTCCTCATCGTCCTGACGATCTTCGTCATGGGCACCCTGACGCGTTTCCGAGCGGTCCGCAGGGCCCGCCGCACGGGGACTCCGGCCCCCGCCGCCGCGCCCACCACCGCCCCCGCCCCCGCTGTGGGCAGCTGGTCCGCCCAGAGGGCGGAACGCGTGGGCACAGCCCCGACCACCGAGCAACCGCGCGAAGCAGAGCCCGAACCGGAGCCGGAGCCCGCTCCCCCCACGCTGGCCAAGCGACCCCCCACCGTCCCCACCCCCCGCACCCCCTTGGTCCTCGGCACCCCCGAAACCCGTCGCCCCCTGGCCGCGGAGGCCATCGCGGACGCCGAGTCCGCGACCCTGGTCATCACCTCCGACCCCACCCTGTGGGAGGAGACGAAGGACGCCCGCGCCAAACTGGGCCCCGTCCTCGTCTACGACCCCTCACACCTCTGCGACACCCCCGCCCGCCTCCACTGGTCCCCCACCACCGGCTGCGAGGACAAGACCACCGCGACCCACCGCGCCCGCGCCCTGCTCGCCCCCATAAGACCCACCGCCAAACTCGACACGGCCGTGGCGGACACCGCCGAACTCCTGCTGCGGAGCTTCCTGCACGCCGCCGCCGTGGACGGCCGCTCCGTGAAGCACGTCCACCGCTGGGCCCAGGGCACCCAGGTCCAGGACGCCGTCCGGGTCCTGCGCACCCACCCCAAGGCCGCCCCGGGCGCCGCGGGCGAGCTGGAGTCCGCGCTCACCGCGTACGCGGAGCGCCGCGACATGGCCCAGGAGCTGACGGCCCGCGCCCTGTCCTGCCTGTTCACGCTGAACGTACGGGAGTCCTGCACCCCCAACCGCGCGGACGCCCTCGGCCTGGAATCCCTCGTCGACGAAGGCGGCACCCTCTTCGTGGTGGGCGAGTCGATCGAGGACCCCAAGGCGAACCCGGGCGCGATGCCGCTGCTCACGGCGCTCGCCTCCAGCATGGTCGAGCGCGGCCGGGGCCTCGCAGAGCGCTCGCCCGCCGGACGCCTCGACCCGCCCCTGACGCTCGTACTCGACGACGTCGCGGCCGTCGCCCCGCTCCCCCAGCTGCCGGAGCTGCTCGCCGCCGGAGCCGACCAGGGCATGCCCACCCTGGCCCTGCTGCGCTCCCGCGAACAGGGCCGCGCCCGCTGGCCCCACGACGAACTGATCGGCTAG
- a CDS encoding FAD-binding oxidoreductase has protein sequence MARRTFIGTAAAAVAAAGTAACTGGGGGSGRASSSASASTTAGTTATTPIRTAAASAAANLTALARDLDGSLVRPDESQWATARQLYNTRFDNLRPTAVAYVAHPDDIRTTLAYARAHDVPVAVRNGGHSYAGWSSGTGRLILDVSRLNRTRVSGSTATIGGGAKLIDVYRALAAKGVTIPAGSCPTVGISGLTLGGGHGVVSRAYGLTCDSLTSATLVTAAGKVIRADKSEHKDLFWALRGAGNGQFGVVTELTFRTHPAPQAVSAYLTWPWAKAAAVVKAWQEWGPSQPDEIWSSLHLAAVPGGTPTVSVAAFSLGTYGALQNAVDRLADKVGAPARSVSLKRRGYEEAMEVYAGCSSFATDAQCHLPGRTPGRTPTGALGRETYAARSDFFDRSLSAAGIRALLGQIEHVRGERGTAGSIALTALGGAINRVDPTATAFVHRRSRMLAQYIASWRAGTSGTGAQGWLTGAHGAMRRHASGAAYQNYTDPTLTNWREAYYGPAAPRLKKVKKAYDPTRFFSFPQAL, from the coding sequence CTGGCACGACGTACGTTCATAGGGACGGCGGCCGCCGCGGTCGCGGCGGCCGGCACGGCCGCCTGCACCGGCGGAGGCGGCGGCTCGGGCAGGGCGAGCAGCAGCGCGTCGGCCAGTACCACGGCGGGGACCACGGCCACCACCCCGATCAGGACGGCCGCCGCGTCCGCCGCCGCCAACCTCACCGCGCTCGCCCGTGATCTGGACGGCTCCCTGGTCCGGCCGGACGAGAGCCAGTGGGCCACGGCCCGCCAGCTGTACAACACCCGCTTCGACAACCTGAGGCCGACCGCCGTCGCGTACGTCGCGCACCCCGACGACATCCGCACCACGCTGGCCTACGCGCGCGCCCACGACGTCCCCGTCGCGGTCCGCAACGGCGGCCACTCGTACGCGGGCTGGTCCTCCGGCACCGGCCGGCTGATCCTCGACGTATCCCGCCTCAACCGCACCCGCGTCTCCGGCTCCACCGCCACCATCGGCGGCGGCGCGAAGCTCATCGACGTCTACCGCGCCCTCGCCGCGAAGGGCGTCACCATCCCCGCGGGCTCCTGCCCGACGGTCGGCATCAGCGGTCTGACGCTCGGCGGCGGCCACGGCGTCGTCTCCCGCGCGTACGGCCTGACCTGCGACAGCCTCACCTCCGCGACGCTCGTCACGGCGGCCGGGAAGGTGATCAGGGCCGACAAGTCCGAGCACAAGGACCTGTTCTGGGCGCTGCGCGGCGCGGGCAACGGCCAGTTCGGCGTCGTCACGGAGCTGACGTTCCGCACCCACCCGGCCCCGCAGGCGGTCTCCGCGTACCTCACCTGGCCGTGGGCGAAGGCCGCCGCCGTGGTGAAGGCCTGGCAGGAGTGGGGCCCTTCGCAGCCGGACGAGATCTGGTCCTCGCTGCACCTCGCGGCCGTCCCCGGCGGCACCCCCACCGTCTCCGTGGCGGCCTTCTCGCTCGGCACGTACGGCGCGCTGCAGAACGCCGTCGACCGCCTCGCCGACAAGGTGGGCGCGCCCGCCCGCAGCGTCTCCCTGAAGCGCAGGGGCTACGAGGAGGCCATGGAGGTGTACGCGGGCTGCTCGTCGTTCGCGACGGACGCCCAGTGCCATCTGCCGGGCAGGACGCCGGGCCGCACCCCGACGGGCGCGCTCGGCCGGGAGACGTACGCGGCCCGCTCGGACTTCTTCGACCGCTCCCTGTCCGCCGCCGGGATCCGCGCGCTGCTCGGCCAGATCGAGCACGTGCGCGGCGAGCGCGGCACCGCGGGCAGCATCGCCCTGACCGCGCTCGGCGGCGCCATCAACCGCGTCGACCCGACGGCCACGGCGTTCGTGCACCGCCGCTCCCGGATGCTCGCCCAGTACATCGCCTCCTGGCGCGCGGGCACCTCGGGGACCGGCGCCCAGGGCTGGCTGACGGGGGCCCACGGCGCGATGCGGCGCCACGCCTCGGGCGCGGCGTACCAGAACTACACGGACCCGACGCTCACCAACTGGCGCGAGGCGTACTACGGCCCGGCCGCGCCCCGTCTGAAGAAGGTGAAGAAGGCCTACGACCCGACGCGCTTCTTCAGCTTCCCGCAGGCCCTGTAG
- a CDS encoding ABC transporter permease, translating into MTTAAPTPHRVTPHRVTPARVLRSEWHKLWTLRTTWITLLAASALVLAVGITMGSTYDGDDSEIDTVVLTLFGTQLSQICLAVLGILITAGEYSTGMIRASLTAVPRRLPVLWSKAAVFTAVAFTLSFVTNVVTFLTAQIWLADTDKELTLTDSGVLGALAGNATGITLMSLIALGLGALLRSVPGGIGAFVGAVLVLPEIITTLPFDAVDDVVRCFPAQAASSLGSITRVENTIAPGPALFTLALWALAVLTAASLLLKRRDV; encoded by the coding sequence ATGACCACGGCCGCCCCCACCCCGCACCGCGTCACCCCGCACCGCGTCACCCCGGCCCGCGTCCTGCGCTCCGAGTGGCACAAGCTGTGGACGCTGCGCACCACCTGGATCACCCTGCTCGCGGCGAGCGCCCTGGTCCTCGCGGTCGGCATCACCATGGGCAGCACGTACGACGGCGACGACTCCGAGATCGACACCGTCGTCCTCACCCTGTTCGGCACCCAGCTCTCCCAGATCTGCCTCGCCGTCCTCGGCATCCTGATCACCGCGGGCGAGTACTCGACGGGCATGATCCGCGCCTCCCTGACCGCCGTGCCGCGCAGGCTGCCCGTGCTGTGGTCCAAGGCCGCGGTCTTCACAGCGGTGGCGTTCACGCTGTCCTTCGTCACCAACGTCGTCACCTTCCTCACCGCCCAGATCTGGCTCGCGGACACCGACAAGGAGCTGACGCTCACCGACTCCGGCGTCCTCGGCGCCCTCGCGGGCAACGCGACGGGCATCACCCTGATGAGCCTGATCGCCCTGGGGCTCGGTGCGTTGCTGCGCTCGGTGCCCGGCGGCATCGGCGCGTTCGTCGGCGCCGTGCTCGTCCTGCCGGAGATCATCACGACGCTGCCGTTCGACGCCGTGGACGACGTCGTACGCTGCTTCCCCGCGCAGGCCGCCTCGTCGCTCGGCTCGATCACCCGCGTGGAGAACACGATCGCCCCGGGACCCGCCCTGTTCACCCTCGCCCTGTGGGCCCTCGCCGTCCTGACCGCGGCCTCGCTCCTCCTGAAGCGCCGCGACGTCTGA
- a CDS encoding ATP-binding protein produces the protein MRDPLTVLTDAFTSFLFGKVETTRLPVRTSTGQAQAVYLPTAAPGLGDSGVIIGREVYSGKGYIYDPFQLYGQQLPAPHWLVLGESGNGKSALEKTYVLRQLRFKDRQVVVLDAQGEDGVGEWNLIAQELGITPIRLDPTAALDMGIRLNPLDPAITTTGQLALLRTIIEVAMGHGLDERSGFALKVAHAYVNETITDRQPVLTDIVEQLRHPEPESAEAMNVAIDDVRAWGLDVALVLDRLVDGDLRGMFDGPTTVGIDLDAPLIVFDLSHIDRNSIAMPILMAIVGVWLEHTWIRPDRKKRIFLVEEAWHIINSPFVAQLFQRLLKFGRRLGLSFVAVVHHLSDVVDGAAAKEAAAILKMASTRTIYAQKADEARATGRVIGLPRWAVEIIPTLTPGIAVWDVNGNVQVVKHLITDTERPLVFTDRAMTESASDLLATDDVLAAAEREAEERAAYMEQQMGEGPAGSSRSTVA, from the coding sequence ATGCGGGATCCGCTGACCGTCCTCACGGACGCGTTCACGTCCTTCCTGTTCGGGAAGGTGGAGACCACCCGCCTCCCGGTGCGCACGTCGACGGGGCAGGCCCAGGCGGTCTATCTGCCGACGGCCGCGCCCGGCCTCGGCGACTCCGGCGTGATCATCGGCCGCGAGGTGTACTCCGGCAAGGGCTACATCTACGACCCGTTCCAGCTGTACGGCCAGCAGCTGCCGGCCCCTCACTGGCTCGTCCTCGGCGAGTCCGGCAACGGCAAGTCGGCCCTGGAGAAGACGTACGTCCTGCGGCAGCTCCGCTTCAAGGACCGCCAGGTCGTCGTCCTGGACGCCCAGGGCGAGGACGGCGTCGGCGAGTGGAACCTCATCGCCCAGGAGCTGGGGATAACCCCCATCCGGCTCGACCCGACGGCCGCCCTTGACATGGGCATCCGGCTCAACCCGCTCGACCCGGCGATCACCACGACCGGCCAGCTCGCGCTGCTCCGCACCATCATCGAGGTGGCGATGGGGCACGGCCTGGACGAGCGCTCCGGCTTCGCGCTCAAGGTCGCGCACGCCTACGTCAACGAGACCATCACCGACCGCCAGCCCGTCCTCACCGACATCGTCGAGCAGCTGCGCCACCCCGAACCGGAGTCGGCCGAGGCCATGAACGTGGCCATAGACGACGTCCGGGCCTGGGGCCTGGACGTGGCCCTCGTCCTCGACCGCCTGGTGGACGGCGACCTGCGCGGCATGTTCGACGGCCCCACGACCGTCGGCATCGACCTGGACGCGCCGCTCATCGTCTTCGACCTGTCCCACATCGACCGCAACTCCATCGCCATGCCCATCCTCATGGCGATCGTCGGCGTGTGGCTGGAGCACACCTGGATCCGCCCCGACCGGAAGAAGCGCATCTTCCTCGTCGAGGAGGCCTGGCACATCATCAACTCGCCGTTCGTGGCCCAGCTCTTCCAGCGCCTGCTGAAGTTCGGCCGCCGCCTCGGCCTGTCGTTCGTGGCGGTCGTCCACCACCTCTCGGACGTCGTCGACGGAGCGGCCGCGAAGGAGGCCGCCGCCATCCTGAAGATGGCGTCCACGCGCACGATCTACGCCCAGAAGGCGGACGAGGCGCGCGCCACGGGCCGTGTCATCGGCCTGCCCCGGTGGGCGGTTGAGATCATCCCCACCCTGACGCCCGGCATCGCGGTCTGGGACGTCAACGGCAACGTCCAGGTGGTCAAGCACCTGATCACGGACACGGAGCGCCCCCTGGTCTTCACCGACCGCGCCATGACGGAGTCCGCGAGCGACCTGCTCGCGACCGACGACGTCCTCGCGGCGGCCGAACGGGAGGCGGAGGAAAGGGCGGCGTACATGGAACAGCAGATGGGCGAAGGCCCCGCGGGGTCCTCCCGGTCGACGGTGGCGTGA
- a CDS encoding sensor histidine kinase → MAHVPHPLTQYVQRLVQRVRAVDERRPLVWDLLVTGFFVTAGGIDFAGGGWRNVAHNQDVPGWLVLTTSLGLALPLLWRRRHPMAALAVMVAFGTLNSGTGAMLQVSLVQLIVLFNIALRLPLRTLGGAGALMLVPLLVGTVRYPKGSWDQQIVPQVWAYTLIALLGIAVRSRQDYTQALVERARQLEVERDQQAQLAAAAERTRIAREMHDIIGHNLSVITGLADGGKYAAAKSPEHAAKALDAIGSTSRQALAELRRLLDVLRDDAPEAAALAPQPALTDLTRLIDGVRSAGLPVRTTVRGRPDALPQGQELTVYRVVQEALTNTLKHGGPGATAAVELSYADDGVTVTVTDTGRAAPPPSASARDGRGLTGMRERTALYAGTLETGPRPLPATGWEVRLHLPGTTAPPHATAPKETAQ, encoded by the coding sequence GTGGCCCACGTTCCGCACCCCCTCACCCAGTACGTCCAGCGCCTGGTCCAGCGGGTGCGCGCCGTCGACGAGCGCCGCCCGCTGGTCTGGGACCTGCTGGTGACCGGCTTCTTCGTGACGGCGGGCGGCATCGACTTCGCGGGCGGCGGCTGGCGCAACGTCGCGCACAACCAGGACGTCCCCGGCTGGCTCGTCCTCACGACGAGCCTCGGCCTGGCCCTTCCGCTGCTGTGGCGGCGCCGCCACCCGATGGCGGCCCTCGCCGTCATGGTGGCGTTCGGCACGCTCAACTCGGGCACCGGCGCGATGCTCCAGGTCTCCCTCGTGCAGCTCATCGTCCTGTTCAACATCGCGCTGCGGCTGCCGCTGCGGACGCTGGGCGGGGCGGGCGCGCTGATGCTGGTGCCGCTGCTCGTGGGGACAGTCCGCTACCCGAAGGGCAGTTGGGACCAGCAGATCGTGCCGCAGGTGTGGGCGTATACGCTCATCGCGCTCCTCGGCATCGCCGTGCGCTCGCGCCAGGACTACACCCAGGCCCTCGTGGAGCGCGCCCGGCAGCTGGAGGTCGAGCGCGACCAGCAGGCCCAGCTCGCCGCGGCCGCCGAACGCACCCGGATCGCCCGCGAGATGCACGACATCATCGGCCACAACCTGTCCGTCATCACGGGCCTCGCCGACGGCGGCAAGTACGCGGCCGCCAAGTCCCCCGAGCACGCCGCGAAGGCCCTCGACGCGATCGGCTCCACCAGCCGCCAGGCCCTCGCCGAGCTGCGCCGCCTCCTCGACGTCCTGCGCGACGACGCCCCGGAGGCCGCGGCCCTGGCGCCGCAGCCCGCGCTCACCGATCTGACCCGCCTCATCGACGGCGTACGGTCCGCGGGCCTGCCCGTCCGCACCACGGTCCGCGGCCGCCCCGACGCCCTGCCCCAGGGTCAGGAGCTCACGGTGTACCGCGTGGTGCAGGAGGCCCTGACGAACACCCTCAAGCACGGCGGCCCGGGCGCGACGGCGGCCGTCGAGCTCTCCTACGCCGACGACGGAGTGACGGTCACCGTCACCGACACGGGCCGAGCGGCCCCGCCGCCCTCGGCCTCGGCCCGCGACGGCCGCGGCCTCACCGGCATGCGGGAACGAACGGCCCTGTACGCGGGCACACTTGAGACCGGCCCGCGCCCCCTCCCGGCCACCGGCTGGGAGGTCCGCCTCCACCTGCCCGGGACCACCGCCCCTCCCCACGCCACCGCCCCGAAGGAAACCGCTCAGTGA
- a CDS encoding ABC transporter ATP-binding protein has protein sequence MIRAQGLTKRYGGGARAKTAVDRLSFEVHPGTVTGFLGPNGAGKSTTMRMLLGLDAPTSGHCTVGGRAYAAHSAPLTEVGALLEARSLHPGRSAYHHLTALAHTHGIPRSRVEHVLATTGLTDVAGRRVKGFSLGMGQRLGIAAALLGDPATLVLDEPVNGLDPEGVLWIRNLLKAQAAEGRTVLVSSHLMSEMAVTADHLIIIGRGRLLADTTVEKFVRESGTGSVKVVSPAAARLAELLAGPGVTIGGDTPGTLEVRGTDAEHIGRTAAAHAIPLFELTPHTASLEQAFMDLTHDSVEYVTPDGAHLEGAAA, from the coding sequence ATGATTCGCGCACAAGGACTCACCAAACGCTACGGCGGCGGCGCCCGCGCCAAGACCGCCGTCGACCGCCTCAGCTTCGAGGTCCACCCCGGCACCGTCACCGGCTTCCTCGGCCCCAACGGCGCGGGCAAGTCCACCACCATGCGGATGCTCCTCGGCCTCGACGCCCCGACGAGCGGCCACTGCACCGTCGGCGGCCGCGCCTACGCCGCCCACAGCGCGCCCCTGACCGAGGTCGGCGCGCTCCTGGAGGCCCGCTCGCTGCACCCCGGCCGCTCCGCGTACCACCATCTGACGGCCCTCGCGCACACCCACGGAATCCCCCGCTCCCGCGTCGAGCACGTCCTCGCCACCACCGGCCTCACCGATGTCGCGGGCCGCCGGGTGAAGGGCTTCTCCCTCGGCATGGGCCAGCGCCTCGGCATCGCGGCGGCGCTCCTCGGCGACCCCGCGACACTCGTCCTGGACGAGCCGGTCAACGGCCTCGACCCCGAGGGCGTCCTGTGGATCCGCAACCTCCTCAAGGCGCAGGCCGCCGAGGGCCGCACGGTCCTCGTCTCCTCCCACCTCATGAGCGAGATGGCCGTGACCGCCGACCACCTGATCATCATCGGCCGGGGCCGGCTGCTCGCGGACACCACGGTCGAGAAGTTCGTCCGCGAGTCCGGCACCGGCTCCGTGAAGGTCGTCTCCCCCGCGGCGGCCCGCCTCGCCGAGCTGCTCGCGGGCCCCGGCGTCACCATCGGCGGCGACACCCCCGGCACCCTCGAAGTGCGCGGCACCGACGCCGAGCACATCGGCCGCACCGCAGCCGCCCACGCCATCCCGCTCTTCGAACTCACCCCGCACACCGCCTCTCTGGAGCAGGCCTTCATGGACCTGACCCACGACTCCGTCGAGTACGTGACCCCGGACGGCGCGCACCTGGAAGGAGCAGCGGCATGA
- a CDS encoding SCO6880 family protein, whose translation MTTQSHVSPPVTPRRTYLIGRARPNAIIGRNRETGEIALIIGGAFLGMMCGILIPFLALRIVLLMGFPMIAIAAVYLPYKGRTFYKWFEINKSYKRSLRRGTAYRSSVAEAGIRLDGREVEIGPPPGIGRISWLAAPFGPDEIAVLLHADRRTVTAAIEIEGPGVGLRDSEDQEALVDRFGTLLKHVANGDGFVTRLQMLARTLPADPDAHAKDVAARGDDRALPWLQHSYDQLQSMVSTSSEQHRAYLVACMHYSRELAAEAQAMARAARPHGGKKLDRDAGLAVVMARELTDICSRLQEADIRVRQPLGQGRLASLVHSMYDPDHPIDHIQAMTKRNAWPAELDAMEPTYLQAKTRESSTRAPWCHSTAWVKEWPMTPVGVNFLAPLLVHTPDVIRTVAVTMDLEPTEVAIERMLTEKTNDEAEASRQAKMNRTVDPRDIASHSRLDQRGEDLASGAAGVNLVGYITVSSRSPEALARDKRTIRASAGKSYLKLEWCDREHHRAFVNTLPFATGIRR comes from the coding sequence TTGACGACCCAGTCCCATGTGTCCCCACCGGTCACGCCCCGCCGCACCTATCTGATCGGCCGGGCCCGGCCGAACGCCATCATCGGCCGCAACCGCGAGACCGGCGAGATCGCGCTGATCATCGGCGGCGCGTTCCTCGGCATGATGTGCGGCATCCTCATCCCGTTCCTGGCCTTGCGCATCGTGCTGCTCATGGGCTTCCCGATGATCGCCATCGCGGCCGTGTACCTCCCGTACAAGGGACGTACGTTCTACAAGTGGTTCGAGATCAACAAGAGCTACAAGCGGTCCCTGCGGCGCGGCACCGCCTACCGTTCGTCGGTCGCCGAGGCGGGCATCCGGCTCGACGGGCGCGAGGTGGAGATCGGGCCGCCGCCCGGCATCGGCCGCATCAGCTGGCTCGCCGCGCCCTTCGGGCCCGACGAGATCGCCGTCCTGCTGCACGCCGACCGGCGCACCGTCACCGCCGCCATCGAGATCGAGGGCCCCGGCGTCGGCCTGCGCGACAGCGAGGACCAGGAGGCCCTCGTCGACCGGTTCGGCACGCTCCTCAAGCACGTCGCCAACGGCGACGGCTTCGTGACGCGGCTCCAGATGCTGGCCCGCACGCTGCCCGCCGACCCGGACGCGCACGCCAAGGACGTCGCCGCGCGCGGCGACGACCGCGCGCTGCCCTGGCTCCAGCACAGCTACGACCAGCTCCAGTCGATGGTGTCCACCAGCAGCGAGCAGCACCGCGCCTACCTCGTGGCCTGCATGCACTACTCCCGCGAACTGGCCGCGGAGGCGCAGGCCATGGCGCGCGCCGCCCGCCCGCACGGCGGCAAGAAGCTCGACCGGGACGCCGGGCTCGCCGTCGTCATGGCGCGCGAGCTGACCGACATCTGCTCGCGCCTCCAGGAGGCCGACATCCGCGTGCGCCAGCCGCTCGGCCAGGGCCGCCTCGCCTCCCTCGTGCACTCCATGTACGACCCGGACCACCCCATCGACCACATCCAGGCGATGACGAAACGTAATGCCTGGCCCGCCGAGCTGGACGCGATGGAGCCCACCTACCTCCAGGCGAAGACCCGCGAGTCCTCGACCCGCGCCCCCTGGTGCCACTCCACCGCCTGGGTCAAGGAGTGGCCGATGACGCCGGTCGGCGTCAACTTCCTCGCGCCGCTGCTCGTGCACACCCCGGACGTGATCAGGACGGTGGCCGTCACGATGGACCTCGAACCCACCGAGGTCGCCATCGAGCGCATGCTCACGGAGAAGACCAACGACGAGGCGGAGGCCAGCCGCCAGGCCAAGATGAACCGCACCGTCGACCCCCGCGACATCGCGTCGCACTCCCGCCTCGACCAGCGCGGCGAGGACCTGGCGAGCGGCGCCGCGGGCGTCAACCTCGTCGGCTACATCACCGTCTCCTCGCGCTCCCCCGAAGCCCTCGCCCGCGACAAGCGGACGATAAGGGCGTCGGCCGGAAAGTCGTATCTGAAACTGGAGTGGTGCGACCGCGAGCACCACCGGGCATTTGTGAACACGCTGCCGTTCGCGACCGGCATCCGGCGATGA
- a CDS encoding phosphatase PAP2 family protein, translated as MAGLDTSGSNPDVSLLYDINGLAEDSPGWFARAMEFVGEYGLLLALVLLVLWCWWGARKRGTLDDAAGSVAAVVWAPLAAAIAVLVNVPIRNFVERPRPFKDHQGLEVLVDGKNDYSFVSDHATLAMAIGVGLFVAHRKFGFAGIALAVLEGFCRVFMGVHYPTDVIGGFALGTAVTLLLSPLAMALLTPVTKAIGRSGKAARLVWAPHRGARPVATLPEQEAAGADEKGLAA; from the coding sequence TTGGCTGGACTCGATACATCCGGGTCGAACCCCGACGTCAGCCTGCTCTACGACATCAACGGCCTGGCGGAGGACTCCCCAGGCTGGTTCGCCCGCGCCATGGAGTTCGTCGGCGAGTACGGACTGCTGCTCGCCCTGGTGCTGCTCGTCCTCTGGTGCTGGTGGGGCGCCCGCAAGCGCGGCACGCTCGACGACGCGGCCGGCTCCGTCGCCGCGGTCGTCTGGGCCCCGCTCGCCGCCGCGATCGCCGTCCTCGTGAACGTGCCGATACGGAACTTCGTGGAGCGCCCCCGCCCCTTCAAGGACCACCAGGGCCTGGAGGTCCTGGTCGACGGCAAGAACGACTACTCGTTCGTGAGCGACCACGCGACGCTCGCCATGGCCATCGGTGTCGGCCTCTTCGTCGCCCACCGCAAGTTCGGCTTCGCCGGGATCGCGCTCGCCGTCCTGGAGGGCTTCTGCCGCGTCTTCATGGGCGTGCACTACCCCACCGACGTGATCGGCGGCTTCGCCCTCGGCACCGCCGTGACGCTGCTGCTCTCGCCGCTCGCGATGGCGCTGCTCACGCCCGTCACCAAGGCGATCGGGCGCTCCGGGAAGGCCGCCCGTCTGGTGTGGGCGCCGCACCGCGGCGCCCGGCCGGTCGCCACCCTCCCCGAGCAGGAGGCCGCCGGGGCGGACGAGAAGGGCCTCGCCGCGTAG